From the genome of Lotus japonicus ecotype B-129 chromosome 6, LjGifu_v1.2, one region includes:
- the LOC130726747 gene encoding elongation of fatty acids protein 3-like: MSIVPFLQYWLVYHPTILNFSWNPPHTPASSPLFLSLSIFTYLSLTLLLSLLPLPPFPPRLLKPITALHNLLLLLLSLTMSLGCTLTILTHTPQFRFTICFPPGTKPNGPLFFWAYIFYLSKLLEFLDTLLIILSRSIRRLTFLHVYHHSTVLLMCYLWLRTSQSLFPIALLTNSSVHVIMYGYYFLTAVGSRPKWKRAVTDCQIVQFLFSFAVSGVMLYYHFSDDAGCSGMSGWCFNALFNASLFALFLDFHLKSYNANNNTKKRSVD; encoded by the coding sequence ATGAGCATTGTGCCTTTCCTTCAATACTGGCTAGTCTACCATCCAACCATCCTCAACTTCTCATGGAACCCACCTCACACCCCTGCCTCCTCCCCACTTTTCCTCTCACTCTCCATCTTCACCTACCTCTCCCTCactctcctcctctccctcctCCCTCTCCCACCCTTCCCTCCCCGCCTCCTTAAACCCATCACCGCCCTCCacaacctcctcctcctcctcctctccctcacCATGTCCCTCGGCTGCACCCTCACCATCCTCACCCACACTCCTCAATTCCGCTTCACTATCTGCTTCCCACCCGGAACCAAGCCCAATGGGCCCTTATTCTTCTGGGCCTACATCTTCTACCTCTCTAAACTCCTCGAATTCCTCGACACGCTTCTCATCATCCTTTCTCGCTCCATCCGACGCCTCACGTTCCTCCACGTGTACCACCACTCCACCGTGCTTCTCATGTGCTACCTCTGGCTCCGAACCTCTCAGTCGCTCTTCCCCATCGCGCTCCTAACTAACTCCTCCGTCCACGTCATCATGTACGGTTACTACTTCCTCACCGCCGTCGGGTCACGGCCTAAGTGGAAGCGCGCCGTCACCGATTGCCAGATCGTGCAGTTTCTCTTCAGCTTCGCCGTGTCCGGCGTGATGCTGTACTACCACTTCTCCGACGACGCAGGGTGCTCCGGGATGTCGGGTTGGTGCTTCAATGCTCTTTTCAATGCTTCTCTTTTCGCtctcttccttgattttcatcTTAAGAGTTATAATGCCAATAATAACACAAAGAAACGCTCTGTAGATTAG
- the LOC130726375 gene encoding elongation of fatty acids protein 3-like, translating to MSDIFSGLLYLLVSNPTIENFSWIPGKTMASSPTFLCFTILSYLLSIFILTKITSPPSIPKSILKPISALHNTSLLLLSFIMALGCLLSAISRAPHLQWIICFPPGTKPVGPLFFWAYVFYLSKILEFVDTLLIILSGSSFRRLTFLHLYHHATVLVMCYIWLQTSQTMFPAVLITNASVHVLMYAYYLSCALGARPRWKKLVTNCQIMQFYSSFLVVSVMLYFHFTSDYGCSGVWGWAFNVVFYTSLLLLFLDFHRKNYGASSNKTIYFN from the coding sequence ATGAGTGACATATTTTCTGGGTTGTTGTATTTGTTAGTGAGCAATCCCACCATTGAAAATTTCTCATGGATCCCAGGAAAAACCATGGCCTCATCTCCAACCTTCCTCTGCTTCACAATCCTCTCTTACCTTCTCTCCATTTTCATTCTCACCAAAATCACATCTCCACCATCCATTCCCAAATCCATCCTCAAACCCATCTCAGCCCTCCACAACACCtcactcctcctcctctccttcatCATGGCCCTTGGCTGCCTTCTCTCTGCCATCTCCCGTGCACCTCACCTCCAATGGATCATATGCTTCCCGCCCGGAACGAAGCCGGTCGGGCCGCTCTTCTTCTGGGCTTATGTCTTCTACCTCTCCAAGATCCTTGAATTTGTGGACACGCTACTCATCATCCTCAGCGGCTCCTCCTTTCGACGCCTCACGTTCCTCCACTTGTATCACCATGCAACAGTCTTGGTCATGTGCTACATCTGGCTGCAGACGTCGCAAACTATGTTTCCGGCGGTGCTCATCACCAACGCCTCCGTGCATGTTCTAATGTACGCATACTACTTATCATGCGCGTTGGGGGCACGTCCCAGGTGGAAGAAACTCGTGACGAACTGCCAAATTATGCAGTTCTACTCGAGTTTCTTGGTTGTTAGTGTGATGTTGTACTTCCACTTCACCAGTGATTATGGTTGCTCTGGGGTTTGGGGTTGGGCCTTTAATGTCGTCTTCTACACCTCTCTTCTCCTCTTATTCCTCGACTTTCACAGGAAGAATTACGGTGCATCTTCTAATAAAACGATTTATTTCAATTAA